The nucleotide sequence CAGGGTATAATGACAGGATAACCACGTAGCATTGCAAGAGAGGCTATGTATGCTTACTCCCCCAAACATCCTCACCATTGCCGGTTCTGATTCCGGCGGCGGCGCAGGCATTCAGGCAGATATCAAAACCATCATGGCCCTCGGCGGCTATGGCATGAGCGTTATTACAGCCCTGACCGCGCAAAACGGGCTTGGCGTTACGGGCATCCATGCGCCCGACGCGGACTTTGTGCTTTTGCAGCTGCGCACAGTGCTCGAAGGATTTTCCATCAAGGCGGCAAAAACCGGCATGCTGTTTTCAGCGCCCATTATCCGCGCAGTGGCTGGCGAGCTGCGCAGCCGCGATTTTCCGCTGGTTGTCGACCCTGTTTCCGTGAGCCAGAGCGGCAGCCGCCTGCTGCAGGAAGATGCCGTCGCCGCGCTGGTGGAAGAAATGTTGCCCGGCTGCGACCTGCTGACCCCCAACCGCCCGGAGGCGGAGATGCTCACCGGCATGAGCATCAACAGTCTTGAAGACGCCGAGGCCGCAGGTGAAAAACTGCTGGGCATGGGCGCGCGCGCCGTGCTTATCAAGGGCGGGCACATGGAGAGCTCCATCGTTGTGACCGACTGCCTGTGCGTACCCGGCGAGCGACCCAAACA is from Desulfovibrio desulfuricans and encodes:
- the thiD gene encoding bifunctional hydroxymethylpyrimidine kinase/phosphomethylpyrimidine kinase, producing MLTPPNILTIAGSDSGGGAGIQADIKTIMALGGYGMSVITALTAQNGLGVTGIHAPDADFVLLQLRTVLEGFSIKAAKTGMLFSAPIIRAVAGELRSRDFPLVVDPVSVSQSGSRLLQEDAVAALVEEMLPGCDLLTPNRPEAEMLTGMSINSLEDAEAAGEKLLGMGARAVLIKGGHMESSIVVTDCLCVPGERPKHLPQAKVETANNHGTGCTLSAAIATGLGRGLPLQAAVARAQEFLNLALRKSYAPGKGCGPVNHAAALNIK